The sequence CTGGATTGTTGCAATAAGTTTACGACATGCATATTGAAATCTTGAGAACAGTAGTGATACCTAACCATGGGAAAATGCCGGGATTTGGGGTGCTGTTGAAGCGACCCCTATGGAAGGAATGTTTGAAAGTCGAATATGTACAAGCTTTGACTAAAGAACGCTAGTGCACAGATAGATGTCCGATTCTTATAGTAAATGAATTTCTTTTGCAATTTGGGGTTTTCAGGGTGATCAAGGGGCGTGGTAGGGTATTTGTTATCTGACTGTATGGTAAAATATTCTTCTCTGACAAACATATTgcaatcaaatcaaatttttgAAAGTCTTCTCCTGTCTACCACACAATTTAATATCTAACAAGTTCATCCACCATCAGCAACCAGTAATTACAATCTCCTGGAAACTCTAGATACTGTATCTAGTGCAGAAGCCGAGCTGTCTGAAGACACCAAGACTCAGGAGAAAAAATCAACTAGGGTAACTCGTGTTCTTGTTTTTGTAACTTCTGAAGCATCGCCATATTTGAAGACTGGAGGCTTGGGAGATGTTTGTGGCTCTTTACCTATAGCATTAGCTGCTCGTGGACATCGTGTAATGGTTGTCATGCCAAGATATTTGAATGGAAGTCCATCAGATAAAAAGTTTTCCAATGCAGTTGACACAGAGAAGCGGTCCAAATTCTACTGCTTTGGCGGTATCCAGGAGGTTGGATTCTTCCACGAATACAGAGCAGGTGTTGATTGGGTATGAATCATTAATATCACGGATTTACATCACTTTTTAAGGATATCTCTTTCCTTGTATTAACTAGCTCCACTcctttaagaaaataaaaaagaaaaagaagagtaGAAGTTGATCAAGTGTTCATCTTGGTTGATTTTATGCTGGTAGGTCTTTGTTGACCATGCTTCTTTCCACCGACCTGGAACTCCGTATGGTGATATTTATGGTGCTTTTGGTGATAATCAGGTAGATTCTTCTCCTATTTTCTTGATGAATAAAGGAATTATCAGGTTTGGAAGATGTCAATGTTTTCTAACCTTTGTGGTCAATCAGTTCCGATTCACTCTGCTTTGTTACGCGGCATGTGAAGCTCCCTTAGTGCTTCCACTGGGAGGATTTACATACGGAGAAAATTGCCTGTTTATTGCAAATGACTGGCATGCTGGCCTAGTTCCAGTGTATGTAACTAACATATTGGTTCTTTTTCCATAAGACAATGTTTATGAATTTGGAAATAGCAAATTGTGATTGACAACATGATTTAGCGTTAGTTATTTTCAAACAATCTTACTTAATGGTGTCCTGTGGttgcaattattgaaattcATCTGCTTCCTAATTTCAGACTTTTAGCTGCCAAGTATCGTCCATATGGAGTATATAAGGACGCTCGAAGTATAATTGTAATACACAACATTGCTCATCaggtaattatttttttctttcctGAATTTATATTATCTTAAGAAATGTGGGattgatatgcagtgctcaaatcCTAAAAAGGGACGTGGAAGGTCCTAAATTTTCTGTTCTGCCGCTCTGTAATGTTTTGGTCTTTTGATTTAGATTTGGATTAACTTTGTGATATTCTTCTGTTGTTGCAAATAGTGGATTTGTAACTATAAATTTGTCGTACTTGACCCAACTTAGGAAATCTCTTCTTCTGCCATTTCTGAAAGTGTTTCGAGGGGCTATTCGTTTTTATATGCTTTCAATGTTATGGTGCGGTTGGGTACAGGCCTTACCAGTGTTTAAGTGTACATGAGATGAGAAGGAATGTGATCACTGGACTAATTCCTCTCAAAGACTCAGATTAAAAAAGAGTTGGAAGATAAGGAAATTATTCTAGCATCTATGAATGTGCAAAAACCCAATCCTATATAAATTACAAATTGCTTGGACCTAGTATTAATCTTCCCGAAGAAAACTTTATGCTTTTTGTCCTCATATGCGTCATGCATTAATTGTGGTCTGATTTAGAAAATTACTACTTTGGATGCTGTGGAGGCAAGTGGATCTTTATAGATGATACATCTTGGAGTTCCTCATCATTACACTTGGTGTTTTGTGGACTTAGGTTTACAACATTGAAAgaatagtagtagtagtagtagtagtagtagtaagGTACTAAGGTGTAATTGTGTTGGAAgcattatttaataaaaactaTATGGTAAGGGTGTTATGTTGAtgtctttaaattttttaaaaaatataataacggTGTATGTTTtgtactttattttttttcctcaaGGGAGTGGAACCTGCATCCACGTATCATAATTTTGGATTACCGCCGGGATGGTACAAGGCATTGGAATGGATATTTCCAAATTGGGCTAGGACGCATGCTCTTGATCCCGGCGAAGCGGTCAATGTTTTAAAAGCTGCATTAGTCACCGCCGACAGGATTGTGACTGTTAGCGAGGTATTTATGGTCCAATTTTTGAACATATCTTGTCCTATGAAGCATAGTGAGTTCCTAGGTTTCACTGTTGTTGCAAATAGATGATAATGTACGTTGAGATACCGAGCTTTGAAAATGTGCACACTATAGCTTCAACTTTTATTCCTGTACATCTTGTATCAGTCATCAGAATTCTTGTTTGttatattttctttctttctggTATCAGGGGTATTCTTGGGAAGTAACGACTCCAGAGGGTGGATATGGGTTGCATGAGCTATTAAGCGGTCGAAAATGGGTTCTGACAGGTACATTTAAGTGGTGTGCATAAGGATTTCCAATCGTGAATCTTACTTTGATATCCATACATTATTCGGCATCCTTTTATAATCTAATAGCTGTTAATGCAAGAATATTGAGCACATAACATCCAAGGCCCAATTAACGATCCTGTGCATTTTAATATGTTTTGACTATCAAATATAATGTGTTGTGCAGGTATCACTAATGGAATTGACATCAATGAATGGAACCCATCTTCCGATATCCATATTGATTCTCATTACTCTGTTCATGACCTTTCCGGAAAGGTAGATAAATGGACTTCTGGTTTTATGGTATCACTTGGTTCCTGGATTACTATTGGATAACGTGGGTTATATATTACCTGCATTGACTCTGTACAAAAGGAATAAAGTCTTGCAACTGTCCGTTTTCTAGTGAATAGCCATCTATTTGAAAGTAATTGaggaattcagaaaaatcaatTGGCCTTATGGCCCTTATCTACCGTCTATCCCGTGTCAAAATGCTGCAGTTGTTGCTTGTGCTTTTCATCAAAGTCTATATGCTCATGGTTGCAGGTACAATGCAAGATGGCACTACAGAAGGAGCTTGGCCTTCCTATTCGACCTGATTGTCCTCTGGTCCGAGCATGTTGTTATGCTTTGCTAGATAATGATAGGATTATATTTTTGGCTTGAATGGTTATAGAAGTTCTATGTTTTATAGATTGGCTTTATTGGAAGACTCGATTACCAGAAAGGTGTGGACATTATTCTCTCAGCTATTCCAGATCTTATGCAAGACGATGTCCAATTTGTAAGTCCTCGTGTGTTGCATCAAACTATAGATGAATTCACGCTACATAGTTTGGATCTGGGCAATGTAACATATTGTGTCTTATCTTGGCTGATATGACATTGGTGCATCCGCACCCTTAGAGTACGTCTTACCAGATCTTTTATGTGTGTAGATGATTTAACATGCTTCAGGTAATGCTTGGATCTGGAGAGAAACAATACGAGGACTGGATGAGACACTCAGAGTCCATTTATAAAGAGAAATTTCGGGCTTGGGTTGGATTTAATGTTCCTATTTCTCATAAGATAACTGCAGGGTAATAAAAGATTTCAAATCCCCGTTACTTCTTATAATCAAGATAACTTGTACTGACACAACTATTTACAGCTGCGACATTCTGGTTATGCCTTCAAGGTTTGAACCGTGCGGTTTAAACCAGTTATACGCCATGAAGTATGGCACAGTTCCTGTTGTTCATTGCACGGGCGGGCTTAGAGTAAGATCACTCACCCAGACAGATTTCAAGCCTTTTACTCAAAAGTTCTTGGTACAATGTTATAATGACGTTTTTTCGAATTAATCAGGACACGGTAAAGAATTTCAATCCATACGCTAAGAAAGGCAGCGGTGAAGGTACAGGGTATGTCTTTGAAGATCCTAACTATGCATCATCAAGATTTTCTTCtgctatttaatttatttgaaactTAATGAGTTATCTTGGGGCTTGTAACAGGTGGGCATTTTCTCCCCTAACGACGGACACTTTACTGGCCGTAAGCTCTCATAAACCTTTATTTCTGTTTCCATCCCCTGGCCGTATTTCTGGATCCTTCTGTACTTACTATAGACTTCTCTTCTCAAAAAATGTAAGCAGACTTTAAAAACCGCGGTCGGGACATACAAAGACCACAAATCGTCTTGGGAAGGCTTGATGAAGCGCGGAATGGAGCGAGATTCATCGTGGGATAAGGCAGCAACTCAATATGAGGAAGTTTTTGAATGGGCCTTCGTCGATCCCCCATACTCTGGGTGAAATAGACCGACGACTAGAACATGAACAAGTTGCAGGAGCAGAAGGAAAACTGGCAGAGCGTTTGGCGCAGTTTTGGTAGCGTTGCGGGGAAATGAACATAACATGGGTGGTGATCCTGCATAAAATTCTTTTGCGCAACTGAACACAGCTGCCTACCGTAATTATTTCTCGTCTGAACGTTCTAAAGTCTCAATTTTGCATTTCAGGTTTAATGAAATTTAGCATATTCCGAGAAAAATATAAACAAGAATTGGAAATGACCAAcgaaatttctttttctgtgGATATGGGTTTCTGTTAGCTATGAAAGTATGATGATCCACGTGCGATGGTGATTGACTTATGATTTGATTCACCCCGAGAACATGCAGGGGTCTTGCTTTCATCATATTTGGGCGTGCAAGGATTTATAACGGGTTGACTCATCTCTATTTAGtgtgaaaattaatattttttcataggtCGAGTTCGAGATTTGCTTCATAAAGTTGCTCGTGAAAATGTCTGATACAAGTTTGTGTTTTTTAATTTACTAGTAATATGCACGTGCGTTGCAAGTGATAACATATATGTACTAAAATTAATTAGAATgagaaatgaaataaaattaattataataagaATCATGAAATTAAATTGAACATTACATTGTAACATacgttaaatttttattttttcgctTTAACGTCATTCACATCCGATccattattttgtttaataaaaCGTCTTTCTATTTGAGTAAACGCAGACAATTTCTCATCATCAGCAATGTCGATGCTTTCGGTCGTTGCTTCTTTTGGTGTTGACACTTTTTTGTCTTGTTTGTAGAATTGAaagaatcttttttttttctttctctttgGTGTCCTTTGTTGTGGCGGTATTTCTGCTTCATAGTTTTTTTGCAATGATTTTTGAAACGCTTCTACCACCATAGAGAGAGGCTTCTTCTTCTTAAAAAGTTTCTATGCCGATTCTTTAAAAGTAAAGTAACGTTTTTCATTAACCATTAGCAAATAGTCAAAAGAAATTGGTCCTCTTACATGACTTAGTAAGAGTCTATATATAGTATTTTTCTCATTCGATAGGATTTGCAGCATTTATACAACCAATTACTCTTCTTGTCTTTATATCGTGTCAACTTTTACTTTTGTTGTCCCAGACTAATAGTCAGGGAACTCAACGTATAACAATGTCCTTGCCTTTGCATTCACTGAGCAAGTATGAAAAAATTCGGTTAACATTGTTTTTGAGTTGTATTGACGCAAAACATATCTAAATTTTGATTCCTCCAAAATGTCACACGatgtttatttggcaaatgtAATGCTAAATTGATTACGGCTGGAGAAATTTTATTAAGCTCAAACTCATAAATTCGCCATAATGCTTCTTGTGCAGAAACTCATCTTGCATCttggaaatatttaatttcatcTACAGTTCTGACTTCATTTCCTGATGCAATGTGTTCAGCAACTTTGTCATGGCCTTTGTAAATGTACTTGTATAGATATTTAACCGCAGTCAATGCGAAACAAATTTCAACATTTATGTGGCAATCATATCTCATAAGAAGGTAAGGATCGTAGGGAACAACCCACTGATTATTTAACTTTGCTCTTTTTACATCCACTGTTTAACTATTGTCCCTTCTCCGATAAATAGGATAACCCTCTTTTATTATACCGTTCTGACTTCTGTCACAAAACTTCCGTGGATAATGGCTCTTGCATTGTCCTGCGATCATGCAAGAGTTTTTAATATTCAAATGTCCACATGGTCCATGCATCACATGCTTCACGACAAGGTCAAATAACCTTGGGTTTTTCTCTTTTCGGATAGTTCAGCTGAAACATAATCATCAAATTGATCTTTGTTGTTTATTTTATGTTCTTAATTTCTTCAATATGACCAACTTGTGAATTTGAGTTAGTCCGTGCTCTTGGAATTTaacaacataaacataagcacAAACTTCCCCAAACACTGCTTTTTGAGTTATTTCTATTTTCAGATCTTGTACTTTTGCTCTGAAAACTCTAGATGTCAAGTCCAGCTGATCCTGAGCTCGTTGATTGTCTTTcaagttattttttatttctttccaCTCCGGATTACAAGCCATTGTTATAAAGAGATCTGGTTTTCTGAACCTCCGTACAAATGTCATTGCATCTAGATATCTTCTACGCATGTCTCTTGGATCTCCAATGAACGATGCAAGCGGTACAATTCTTTTCTAAAAGCTGCAAATATGgcaaaaaattgtttaaattgttatttttttaaaaaaataaaatcaaagtgCAATTAATACGATCAATTCCATAAACTAaccatttaaattataatacaaaacaacaataagatattctacataaaattttttattgattaatattcAATCACCTCTTTGCAACCAAGACAAATTTAATCAATTTTCAGAAAACATGCACAAAAGCACAGaagcttatttatttttatttaaattaaaatatagaacacaaacttttaattataattaattataggctttttaaaatatttaatcaaccaaataatttaaaaaactaataataataatttattattcttattattagttatatattattttttcaaaaataatttaatcctgagatatatatatatattatattatataattgtaTAATGATAAAatgagtaaaataattaaaaaaattattaattgtatattgtgatagtaaataataataatttcaataCATTTGTAAGTTCATCATCTAGATATAAATCTAAACCCAATTTAATTtttgcataaaaaaatatatttataattaaattaaatttttaaatattgaataaaccaaaaaaattaacaaaatcaataataataataacactaataattaatattaattattattattttatacaattaattttaattgaattaatttaattctgAGATATAATCATCATAAACTAaccatttaaattataatacaaAACAACAGTAAGATAtgctacataaatttttttattgattaatattcAATCACCTCTTTGCAACCAACCAAGACAAATTTAATCAATTTTCTATTAACGTGTACAAAAGTACAGAagcttctttatttttatttaaattaaaatatagaacacaaaattttaattacaattaattatagattttttaaaatatttaatcatccaaataattttaaaaaaaacggataataataatttattattcttattattagttatatattattttttcaaaaatgatTTAATCCtgagatattatatatatataataatataaattatatataatataattgtaTAATGATAAAatgagtaaaataattaaaaacaattattAATTGTCTATTGTGatagtaaataaatataattttaatacatTTGTAAGTTCATCGTCTAGATATAAATCTAAACCCAATTTAATTTTTgcgtaaaaaaatatattaaattaaatttttaaatatttaataaaccAAAGAAgttaaaaaatcaataataataataacactaATAATTAatgttaattattattattttatacaattatttttaatagaATTCATTTAATTCTGACATATAATCATGATGATTATTATGAtgattatgatgatgatgagtTAAACATTCTTATAAAAACCTAATTAATTCTATATTGtgatattatataaattttaatacaTTTATAAGTTTATCTTCATCTAAATtattagaaataaaaatttattttttgcatCAAACCACAGAATTTTATCATCGGCATAATTATAGAGCATAAGGAAGAACAAGTACTGAAaactattaaaaataaattgtacCAATGTCTTCTGGCCGAAGAATATATTCTACCAagaaaaatctgttggattcTTTGTAGTATGATGTGATTGCATAACAGAACTGTCTTCTCATATTTTGGAATGTTTTAGTGTCATTCATTTAACCGTTTTGGGAAAAGAAGTGGATATTGCAAGAGATCGTAACATCCAAAATAATGTTTTATCTTATGTTTTTGTCCATCAAACCCATGAAGTATTATGCCCCTATCCAAATATCAGCAACTTGATCTGCTGTAGGATTGTTGTAGCATTGCTGATCTACTCCATCATTCTTACATATTTGAAGGGTTACATCTTCAATAGAGGAAAAATCATTTATTCTGTGCAACAATTCagcatatgtattttttttttcatgacaTCCATTAATAGCTTCATAGTACCTTCACAAATATCAGCATTGTCAAATACGCTCATCCTATTAGTCAGTTCGTTGTCGTTATCCCAAAAATACAATTGCAAATGAGATGGTTTCCCCTCATGAGGATTCAAGGAGGGAGCGTATGAAACGCTTGTCCTAACACTCTAAATGTATAGATTCCACAATTCGAAGAAGCAGGATTATTATCCACTTTAACACCAAAAGAAGTTAATGAAAATAAACTGTTATATACTCTGATTCTATTTCGAAAATTCTCTGCTTCTGGAGATTGTGTGTTAGCAAATAGGTTAAACAATTCATGCGGCATAATTGTGTCAGCTAATGTACGactattgatttattttttcacCTTCATGTTTATCAGCTTTAAGTAAGGTAGGAAAATCTCTGTCTTCCTTTATTTAATTCCATCCGTTgaggacttgtttgatcaaGCAAGGGAGAAGAACTTGATATTAAGTTGGCTGCCTCTAGAGTATTTTCAACGATGCATACAATTAATATAATTGAGACAAGAAAGTTAGACGACAATACAACTGATTTTTATATGATACCTTGGgaggttgaaattttttttgtacaattaaCATGTGAGGAACTATCTCCGTTGAATAAAACACTGCTGATAAAGTTAATAAAATGTAAGCTTTgacatataatattatataatgaccgaaaaaaaaattacaataaaaataaataaatgttaaCTATTCCCATTAAAAAAACAGTGGTGTATGCTACTTtaaatattgttattatttgtttatttatgacATAGAAAAGAACACTTTTATGAAAACAATGTTCACCGTTTTCTTTTTTTCCTCGACTCCATACATTATGAATCCGTTGACGGCGTTTTTCAATATCCAAGATTTGAATAGTTTGAAACAGATTTGATGGATTCTGGGttatttcctgcagattttccTAAACATTATATGTAAATAGTTGAGAAGATCGAAAAAAAAAGGAAGCAACTAAATGCCATACAAAATATGAGATCCACTATAACCTGCTGAAAAATATACCTGAGGCTGGATATTTTTCGTGCATATCATCGAGACGAGTTGCAATACTGTCGTTAAACAATATTCTGTGTGGAAAATGTACAAACACATGGAATCAGATGATAAGatgaaaatattgcaaaaagacAATTCTTGAACGTTGGTAACCTAGTAATCAAATATTCAGGCTTTAAAATTCCAAGATCATTGCACTGCTGGCCACTTCTTTTTTCCTTTGTTTCTTCTAATTTTTTCGTTGGTTTCTTCTCCTTTCAGTGGGTATTTTTTGTCGGTATTTTTTGTCGAACGTTGTAGGGATTGAGTGGGTAATTTCGATCTATTtaggaaaatatttttgaaacggTCAA comes from Henckelia pumila isolate YLH828 chromosome 4, ASM3356847v2, whole genome shotgun sequence and encodes:
- the LOC140860155 gene encoding soluble starch synthase 1, chloroplastic/amyloplastic-like, which translates into the protein MDTLQIPSRVLNLCRGTAELSGFNTCSLVGRVGFLRSKQNCRKTQSFCVGRRSYRRNNNGGGFVCRSGSNAQDKTQEEGLVSSSERDISGSAVGFQLVPHSATSNYNLLETLDTVSSAEAELSEDTKTQEKKSTRVTRVLVFVTSEASPYLKTGGLGDVCGSLPIALAARGHRVMVVMPRYLNGSPSDKKFSNAVDTEKRSKFYCFGGIQEVGFFHEYRAGVDWVFVDHASFHRPGTPYGDIYGAFGDNQFRFTLLCYAACEAPLVLPLGGFTYGENCLFIANDWHAGLVPVLLAAKYRPYGVYKDARSIIVIHNIAHQGVEPASTYHNFGLPPGWYKALEWIFPNWARTHALDPGEAVNVLKAALVTADRIVTVSEGYSWEVTTPEGGYGLHELLSGRKWVLTGITNGIDINEWNPSSDIHIDSHYSVHDLSGKVQCKMALQKELGLPIRPDCPLIGFIGRLDYQKGVDIILSAIPDLMQDDVQFVMLGSGEKQYEDWMRHSESIYKEKFRAWVGFNVPISHKITAGCDILVMPSRFEPCGLNQLYAMKYGTVPVVHCTGGLRDTVKNFNPYAKKGSGEGTGWAFSPLTTDTLLATLKTAVGTYKDHKSSWEGLMKRGMERDSSWDKAATQYEEVFEWAFVDPPYSG